The Chlorocebus sabaeus isolate Y175 chromosome 6, mChlSab1.0.hap1, whole genome shotgun sequence genome has a segment encoding these proteins:
- the LOC103247073 gene encoding pregnancy-specific beta-1-glycoprotein 7-like isoform X1: MQAAQVMGPLSSPPCTLHITWKDLLLIASLLIFWNPPTTAQVTIEAQPNKVSEGKDVLLLVHNLPQNLTGYIWYKGQKMDLHHYITSYVIDAGTIIAGPAYSGREIVYSNASLLIQNVTRKDTGSYTIQTIKQGDNSKGVIGHFTLYLDIPKPSISSSNLNPREAVETVILSCDPDTQDVSYLWWINGQSLPISRKLQLSENNRTLILFGVTKDTAGPYECEMKNTVSSSRSDPVTLNLLSELPKPYITSNNFNPMENKNDVSLTCVPKTQGYTYVWWVNGQSLPVSLRLKQPSKNRILILANVTRYDTGPYVCEIWDQVGSICSDPVTLDVLFIFDGPDCPSIFPSLTNYHSGDNLYLYCFANSNPPAEYTWTVNGKILQTGQELFIPHISTKHNGIYGCSARNSATGKECSTFKIVIVSEPGSPQVTYAGSNTWPQEILPL; this comes from the exons ATGCAGGCAGCACAGGTCATGGGGCCCCTCTCATCGCCTCCCTGCACACTGCACATCACCTGGAAGGATCTCCTGCTCATAG CATCGCTTTTAATCTTCTGGAACCCGCCCACCACTGCGCAAGTCACGATTGAAGCACAGCCAAACAAAGTTTCCGAGGGGAAGGATGTTCTTCTACTTGTCCACAATTTGCCCCAGAATCTTACTGGCTACATCTGGTATAAAGGGCAAAAAATGGACCTCCACCATTACATTACATCATATGTAATAGACGCTGGAACAATTATAGCTGGGCCTGCATACAGTGGACGAGAAATAGTATATTCCAATGCATCCCTACTGATCCAGAATGTCACCCGGAAGGACACAGGATCCTACACCATACAAACCATAAAGCAAGGTGATAACAGTAAAGGAGTAATTGGACATTTCACCTTATACC TGGATATTCCCAAGCCCTCCATCTCCAGCAGCAACTTAAACCCCAGGGAGGCCGTGGAGACTGTGATCTTATCCTGTGATCCTGACACTCAGGATGTAAGCTACCTGTGGTGGATAAATGGTCAGAGCCTCCCTATCAGTCGCAAGTTGCAGCTGTCCGAAAACAACAGGACCCTCATTCTATTTGGTGTCACAAAGGATACTGCAGGACCCTATGAATGTGAAATGAAGAACACAGTGAGTTCCAGCCGCAGTGACCCAGTCACCCTGAATCTCCTCT CAGAGTTGCCCAAGCCCTACATCACCAGCAACAACTTCAACCCCATGGAGAACAAGAATGATGTATCCTTAACCTGTGTACCTAAGACTCAGGGCTACACCTACGTGTGGTGGGTAAATGGTCAGAGCCTCCCGGTCAGTCTCAGGCTAAAGCAACCCAGTAAAAACAGGATCCTCATTCTAGCCAATGTCACAAGATATGACACAGGACCCTATGTATGTGAAATATGGGATCAAGTTGGTAGCATCTGCAGTGACCCAGTCACCCTGGATGTCCTTTTTATCTTTG ATGGCCCAGATTGCCCCAGCATTTTCCCTTCACTCACCAATTACCATTCAGGAGATAACCTCTACCTGTACTGCTTTGCGAACTCTAACCCACCGGCAGAGTATACTTGGACGGTTAATGGGAAGATTCTGCAAACAGGACAAGAGCTCTTTATCCCCCATATTAGTACAAAGCATAACGGGATCTATGGTTGCTCTGCTCGTAACTCAGCCACTGGCAAGGAATGTTCCACATTCAAGATTGTCATAGTCTCTG agcctGGGTCTCCCCAGGTTACCTATGCTGgttcaaacacctggcctcaagaaatcctcccattgtga
- the LOC103247073 gene encoding pregnancy-specific beta-1-glycoprotein 8-like isoform X2 — MQAAQVMGPLSSPPCTLHITWKDLLLIVDIPKPSISSSNLNPREAVETVILSCDPDTQDVSYLWWINGQSLPISRKLQLSENNRTLILFGVTKDTAGPYECEMKNTVSSSRSDPVTLNLLSELPKPYITSNNFNPMENKNDVSLTCVPKTQGYTYVWWVNGQSLPVSLRLKQPSKNRILILANVTRYDTGPYVCEIWDQVGSICSDPVTLDVLFIFDGPDCPSIFPSLTNYHSGDNLYLYCFANSNPPAEYTWTVNGKILQTGQELFIPHISTKHNGIYGCSARNSATGKECSTFKIVIVSGKWIPASLAIGF, encoded by the exons ATGCAGGCAGCACAGGTCATGGGGCCCCTCTCATCGCCTCCCTGCACACTGCACATCACCTGGAAGGATCTCCTGCTCATAG TGGATATTCCCAAGCCCTCCATCTCCAGCAGCAACTTAAACCCCAGGGAGGCCGTGGAGACTGTGATCTTATCCTGTGATCCTGACACTCAGGATGTAAGCTACCTGTGGTGGATAAATGGTCAGAGCCTCCCTATCAGTCGCAAGTTGCAGCTGTCCGAAAACAACAGGACCCTCATTCTATTTGGTGTCACAAAGGATACTGCAGGACCCTATGAATGTGAAATGAAGAACACAGTGAGTTCCAGCCGCAGTGACCCAGTCACCCTGAATCTCCTCT CAGAGTTGCCCAAGCCCTACATCACCAGCAACAACTTCAACCCCATGGAGAACAAGAATGATGTATCCTTAACCTGTGTACCTAAGACTCAGGGCTACACCTACGTGTGGTGGGTAAATGGTCAGAGCCTCCCGGTCAGTCTCAGGCTAAAGCAACCCAGTAAAAACAGGATCCTCATTCTAGCCAATGTCACAAGATATGACACAGGACCCTATGTATGTGAAATATGGGATCAAGTTGGTAGCATCTGCAGTGACCCAGTCACCCTGGATGTCCTTTTTATCTTTG ATGGCCCAGATTGCCCCAGCATTTTCCCTTCACTCACCAATTACCATTCAGGAGATAACCTCTACCTGTACTGCTTTGCGAACTCTAACCCACCGGCAGAGTATACTTGGACGGTTAATGGGAAGATTCTGCAAACAGGACAAGAGCTCTTTATCCCCCATATTAGTACAAAGCATAACGGGATCTATGGTTGCTCTGCTCGTAACTCAGCCACTGGCAAGGAATGTTCCACATTCAAGATTGTCATAGTCTCTGGTAAGTGGATCCCTGCATCACTGGCAATAGGGTTTTAG